Proteins from one Haliaeetus albicilla chromosome 28, bHalAlb1.1, whole genome shotgun sequence genomic window:
- the NR1H4 gene encoding bile acid receptor isoform X3, protein MGSEMNLIGHHQLAPADGFSLAEGPHLFGVLSEPMSSPVQEADVSPYAQYNGVPFPQVQPQISSPPYYSNLGFYPPQHEEWYSPGMYELRRIPSETLFTRETEIMDMPAAKKPRLGHSTGRVKGEELCVVCGDKASGYHYNALTCEGCKGFFRRSITKNAVYKCKNGGNCEMDMYMRRKCQECRLRKCKQMGMLAECMYTGLLTEIQCKSKRLRKNVKQPPDQTVNEDNEGHDMKQVTSTTKIYREKVEFTPEQQNLLDYIMDSYSKQQIPQEVSKKLLHEEFSAEGNFLILTEMATSHVQVLVEFTKKLPGFQTLDHEDQIALLKGSAVEAMFLRSAEIFSRKLPTGHTVLLEERIRNSGSAGREVCQEGQRYFLETVMTCHGSKCLH, encoded by the exons GTGTCCTTTCAGAGCCAATGAGTTCTCCAGTGCAAGAGGCCGATGTGTCACCTTACGCACAGTACAACGGTGTGCCATTTCCCCAAGTTCAGCCTCAGATTTCATCACCGCCTTATTACTCCAACCTCGGCTTTTACCCTCCGCAGCATGAGGAATGGTATTCCCCCGGGATGTACGAGCTCAGGAGAATACCCTCAGAGACCTTGTTCACCAGGGAGACGGAGATCATGGATATGCCTGCAGCCAAAAAGCCTAGACTGGGTCACTCCACGGGAAGGGTGAAAGGAGAAGAGCTCTGTGTGGTCTGTGGCGACAAAGCCTCTGGGTACCACTACAATGCTCTTACTTGTGAGGGATGCAAAG GGTTCTTCAGAAGAAGCATCACAAAAAACGCAGTATACAAGTGTAAAAATGGAGGCAACTGCGAGATGGACATGTACATGAGGAGAAAATGCCAGGAGTGCCGTCTAAGGAAATGCAAGCAAATGGGCATGTTGGCTGAATGTATGTATACAG GTCTGTTAACAGAAATACAATGCAAGTCAAAAAGGCTACGGAAAAATGTGAAGCAGCCCCCAGATCAGACAGTCAATGAAGATAACGAAGGCCATGACATGAAACAAGTGACGTCTACAACTAAAATATATAGG GAGAAAGTAGAATTTACCCCAGAACAGCAGAACCTTCTTGATTACATCATGGATTCATACAGCAAACAACAAATACCACAGGAGGTGTCAAAAAAACTA TTACACGAGGAATTCAGTGCTGAAGgaaattttctgattttaacaGAAATGGCTACCAGTCATGTGCAGGTTCTTGTGGAATTCACTAAAAAACTACCAG GCTTCCAAACCCTTGATCACGAAGACCAGATTGCTTTGCTGAAGGGCTCAGCAGTAGAAGCCATGTTCCTCCGTTCAGCGGAGATATTCAGTAGGAAACTTCCTACAGGACATACTGTCCTTTTAGAAGAAAGAATTCGCAATAGTG GTTCTGCAGGCAGAGAAGTATGCCAAGAAGGCCAGAGATATTTCCTGGAAACTGTAATGACTTGTCATGGATCCAAATGCCTTCATTAA